From the genome of Ahaetulla prasina isolate Xishuangbanna chromosome 15, ASM2864084v1, whole genome shotgun sequence, one region includes:
- the PES1 gene encoding pescadillo homolog: protein MGGLEKKKYERGSATNYITRNKARKKLQLSLPDFRRLCILKGIYPHEPKHKKKVNKGSTAARTFYLLKDIKFLLHEPIVNKFREYKVFVRKLRKAYGKSEWNTVQRLKDNKPAYKLDHIIKERYPTFVDALRDLDDALSMCVLFSTFPRTGKCHVQTIQLCRRLTVEFLNYVVASRGLRKVFLSIKGIYYQAEVLGQLVTWITPYAFSHNHPTDVDYRVMATFTEFYTTLLGFVNFRLYQTLNLHYPPKIEGHSSVESKPEDGEAYALDSESTLEKLSALSTSLARVIAPNIEDEAEVDEFPVEGETAEQEETRRKEEEDLKRQKKLFEGLQFFLNREVPREPLAFVIRCFGGKVSWDKSVCIGATYDVTDPGITHQIVDRPNIEKQVVGRYYLQPQWVFDSVNAKMCLPVADYFPGVMLPPHLSPFVSEKEGDYMPPEKLKLLALQRGEGPAKDSESEEEEESGGEEENATEGSEEEEEEDSDKEDEGKLRKMEVQRSQNKNLPVKVTPGRVVKEDKERLMQEQQSEEKRLAIMMMKKREKYLYQKIMFGKKRKIREANKLAEKRKAHDAAVKSEKKKSKKARRE, encoded by the exons ATGGGAGGCCTGGAGAAAAAGAAG TATGAGAGGGGTTCCGCCACCAACTATATCACCAGAAATAAAGCTCGGAAGAAACTGCAGCTCAGCCTTCCAGACTTCAG GCGACTCTGCATCCTAAAGGGGATTTACCCCCATGAACCCAAACACAAAAAGAAGGTGAACAAGGGATCAACAGCTGCCCGGACCTTTTACCTCTTGAAAGACATAAAATTTCTTCTCCATGAGCCCATTGTCAACAAATTCCGGGAATATAAG GTGTTTGTCCGCAAGTTGCGTAAAGCCTACGGGAAGAGCGAATGGAACACAGTGCAGCGCCTGAAAGACAACAAGCCGGCTTATAAATTGGACCACATCATCAAAGAGAG GTACCCAACCTTCGTGGACGCCCTGCGAGATCTGGACGATGCGCTCTCCATGTGCGTCCTCTTTTCCACCTTCCCGCGCACGGGCAAGTGTCACGTCCAGACCATCCAGCTGTGTCGTCGGCTGACCGTGGAGTTCCTTAACTACGTCGTCGCCTCGCGCGGTCTTCGCAAG GTCTTTCTCTCCATTAAGGGCATCTATTACCAGGCTGAGGTGCTGGGCCAGCTCGTCACCTGGATAACGCCCTATGCCTTTTCCCACAAC CACCCGACCGATGTGGATTATAGGGTCATGGCTACTTTCACTGAATTCTACACTACCCTTCTTGGCTTTGTCAATTTTCGTCTCTACCAGACACTCAACTTGCACTATCCCCCAAAG ATCGAAGGCCATTCTTCAGTAGAGAGCAAGCCGGAGGATGGAGAAGCTTACGCCTTGGATTCAGAGAGCACCTTGGAG AAACTCTCGGCTCTCAGCACCAGCCTGGCTCGAGTCATTGCCCCCAACATAGAGGATGAAGCTGAAGTGGATGAGTTCCCCGTGGAAGGC GAAACTGCAGAACAAGAAGAGaccaggaggaaggaggaagaggacttgAAGAGGCAGAAGAAGCTCTTCGAAGGGCTGCAGTTCTTTCTCAACCGGGAGGTGCCTCGCGAACCCTTAGCCTTTGTCATCAG GTGCTTCGGGGGCAAAGTGTCCTGGGACAAATCTGTCTGCATTGGCGCCACCTACGACGTTACGGATCCAGGCATCACCCACCAGATAGTTGACCGTCCAAATATAGAGAAACAAGTGGTTGGAAG ATATTACCTCCAGCCTCAGTGGGTCTTCGACTCGGTCAACGCCAAAATGTGCCTCCCAGTGGCCGATTACTTCCCCGGCGTAATGCTGCCCCCTCACCTCTCCCCGTTTGTCTCGGAGAAAGAAGGCGACTACATGCCCCCAGAGAAGCTAAAACTTTTGGCTTTGCAAAGGGGTGAAGGACCAG CCAAAGACAGTGAgtcggaagaggaagaagagagtggCGGAGAGGAGGAAAATGCAACTGAAGGctcggaggaagaggaggaggaggattctgaCAAGGAAGATGAAGGGAAACTACGCAAAATGGAAGTGCAGCGATCTCAGAACAAG AATCTGCCAGTGAAAGTGACCCCTGGTCGGGTTGTGAAGGAAGATAAGGAGCGGCTGATGCAAGAACAGCAGAGTGAGGAGAAACGTTTGGCCATCATGATGATGAAGAAACGGGAGAAATACCTCTACCAAAAAATAATGTTTGGGAAGAAGCGCAAAATTAGAGAg gCAAACAAATTGGCAGAGAAACGAAAAGCTCACGATGCGGCAGTaaaatcagaaaagaagaaaagcaagaagGCACGAAGGGAATAG
- the TCN2 gene encoding transcobalamin-2, with translation MGFPWLQLPFLFLFYLLFASVQLCEIPAGNLQLIQSLNSELLKVAGDGSQEPDPSLYLALRLSNQHNLEKEREYLNRLTDVFQPQSSRSVIPSELSHRKKPGTGELALYLLALRAACQEMDTPERNRVVTQLKLLLNREMKQIGHKEKGYPITNYYQYSLGILALCVHNKRTDPEVIRKLLSAEHHGSFYHHQKLSVDTEAMAGLAFVCLEQTPRYSHNLQVSVSRAVKRAKANILEARTQDGVYGNIYSTPLAVQFLSAVGMRQNQQEFSSGVAALRQSLERGDFQNTLIRSQLLPALYCKSYLDVASVTCQTQTGSSVPDLSLPKPQGIDPTRNISIRLEARKASQLLYQHVLVVPWGSSLLDVLEAAAKDVQQPLRYETQNTLSGPMLTGVMGEKPQEGERKYWKILRHPNSSLDQGIAEYVPQDQEHIILKMTSW, from the exons ATGGGTTTCCCGTGGCTccaacttcccttccttttcctcttctaccTCCTGTTTGCCTCAGTCCAGCTGTGCG AAATTCCTGCAGGAAACCTTCAGCTCATCCAGTCCCTGAATTCAGAGCTTCTAAAAGTAGCGGGTGATGGGTCCCAGGAGCCGGACCCCAGCCTCTATTTGGCCCTTCGACTTTCCAACCAGCATAAcctggagaaggaaagggaatatCTCAACCGACTGACGGACGTCTTTCAGCCTCAGAGCAGCCG CTCCGTGATCCCTTCCGAGCTCAGCCACCGGAAAAAACCTGGGACAGGAGAGCTGGCTTTGTACCTCCTCGCGCTGCGGGCTGCTTGCCAGGAGATGGATACCCCAGAAAGGAACCGAGTGGTGACTCAGCTGAAGCTTCTCTTGAATAGAGAAATGAAGCAGATCG GTCACAAGGAAAAAGGCTACCCCATCACTAACTATTACCAGTACAGCTTGGGGATCCTGGCTTTGTGCGTTCACAACAAGAGGACCGATCCGGAGGTGATCCGGAAGCTGCTGTCGGCCGAACACCATGGCAGTTTTTATCACCACCAGAAACTCTCCGTAG ACACGGAAGCCATGGCTGGCTTGGCTTTTGTCTGCTTGGAACAAACCCCCAGATACTCCCACAACCTCCAGGTCAGCGTGAGCAGGGCTGTGAAACGAGCAAAAGCAAATATCCTGGAAGCTCGGACTCAAGACGGGGTTTATGGGAACATCTACAGCACCCCTCTGGCAGTGCAG TTTTTGAGCGCCGTCGGAATGAGGCAGAACCAACAGGAGTTCTCCAGCGGCGTGGCGGCCCTGAGGCAGAGCCTGGAACGCGGAGACTTTCAAAACACCCTGATCCGGTCACAGCTGCTGCCTGCCTTGTATTGCAAGAGTTACCTGGACGTTGCCAGCGTGACGTGCCAAACTCAGACag gAAGTTCAGTCCCTGATCTTTCTCTGCCGAAACCTCAGGGGATCGATCCGACGCGGAATATTTCTATCCGGCTAGAAGCCAGGAAAGCCTCTCAGTTATTGTACCAGCATGTCCTGGTGGTTCCTTGGGGGTCGTCGCTTCTGGACGTGCTGGAAGCTGCAGCCAAGGACGTTCAGCAGCCTCTCAG GTATGAGACCCAGAATACCCTCTCCGGCCCCATGCTGACGGGAGTGATGGGGGAGAAGCCTCAAGAAGGAGAACGCAAGTACTGGAAGATCCTGAGGCATCCCAACAGCAGTTTGGACCAAG GTATCGCCGAATACGTCCCACAAGACCAAGAGCATATTATTTTGAAGATGACCTCTTGGTAA